The Neobacillus sp. OS1-2 genome includes a window with the following:
- a CDS encoding Ger(x)C family spore germination protein translates to MNKMPLLCLCSCLSLLFLTGCWDRKELNERAIWLASGWDVAENGEIEISGQIVIPANIQTQGGGGGAAGQGYFTISAKGKNAEEALQNIQTKLPREAFFGQRRLIFFSEAFARRGLEKELDLNNRSPDVSLRSDIFVVKGMKAKELLTVPNPLEKSPAASALKEHRQSGGRGDTAYLHLLIAANREGISPTIPAIEISSSLEGMKSGKDTSPNPKVFRLAGVSVFDQNLKMVGEFLNSAENRDMLWVMGILKKINISIQTKDSNASINFTKITSKIEPILSKNNKVNFTVKLIGEGILTENNSGLDVEYNNNLKLLEKEFEVAAQKQVQQTIKKVQKKYGLDIFGFGEAIHRKHPIRWKKMKGNWNQTFSQADISVQSDIKIKRIGMNGPSLLFKESEIKK, encoded by the coding sequence ATGAACAAAATGCCACTTCTTTGTCTTTGTTCTTGCCTGTCCTTGCTATTTCTTACTGGCTGCTGGGATCGCAAAGAATTAAATGAACGGGCGATTTGGTTGGCATCCGGCTGGGATGTAGCTGAAAATGGCGAGATTGAAATAAGCGGGCAAATTGTGATTCCGGCGAACATTCAAACTCAAGGCGGTGGAGGTGGAGCGGCAGGTCAGGGATACTTCACCATTTCTGCAAAGGGGAAAAATGCTGAGGAGGCCCTGCAAAACATACAGACAAAACTCCCTAGGGAAGCATTTTTTGGCCAACGGCGTTTGATCTTCTTTAGCGAGGCGTTTGCAAGACGCGGGCTGGAAAAAGAGCTTGATTTGAATAACCGGTCTCCTGATGTCAGTCTTCGGTCCGATATATTTGTGGTAAAGGGGATGAAAGCAAAAGAACTCCTTACTGTCCCCAATCCATTGGAGAAATCCCCCGCCGCTTCGGCATTAAAGGAGCACCGGCAGAGTGGCGGGAGAGGCGATACCGCTTATTTACATTTACTGATTGCGGCAAACCGCGAGGGAATTAGTCCAACAATTCCGGCCATTGAAATTAGCAGTTCGCTTGAAGGGATGAAATCTGGGAAAGATACATCTCCGAACCCAAAGGTATTCCGTTTAGCCGGTGTTAGCGTGTTTGACCAAAACCTTAAAATGGTTGGAGAATTTCTTAACTCGGCAGAAAATCGAGATATGCTCTGGGTAATGGGCATTCTAAAAAAGATAAATATCAGTATTCAAACAAAGGATAGTAATGCCAGCATAAATTTTACGAAAATAACGAGCAAAATCGAACCAATACTAAGTAAGAATAACAAGGTTAATTTTACTGTCAAATTGATAGGTGAAGGAATATTGACAGAAAATAACTCTGGTTTAGATGTTGAGTATAACAATAATTTAAAGCTACTAGAAAAGGAATTTGAAGTGGCAGCACAAAAGCAGGTTCAGCAAACCATAAAAAAGGTTCAAAAAAAATATGGTTTGGATATTTTCGGTTTTGGTGAGGCCATTCATCGTAAGCATCCAATCCGGTGGAAGAAGATGAAAGGAAACTGGAATCAGACGTTTTCGCAGGCGGATATTTCAGTCCAATCCGACATAAAAATTAAACGAATCGGAATGAATGGGCCATCTTTATTGTTTAAAGAAAGTGAGATTAAAAAATGA
- a CDS encoding AIM24 family protein, whose translation MSRYSMDEFIKQTEQKDKGEGFFELETPRMLEVNLDGLVWAKAGSMVAYHGKIKFDREGILEHGLGTAFKKAFTGEGASLMKANGRGKLYLADEGKKIIILNLQNDSIYVNGNDLLAFEPGIKWEIKLMKRIAGMMAGGLFNVRCEGTGMIAITTHYEPLTLRVLPGQPVITDPNATVAWSGNLQPEFQTDISLKTFFGRGSGESIQMRFEGDGFVVVQPYEEVRRVEKG comes from the coding sequence ATGAGTAGATATTCAATGGATGAGTTCATTAAACAGACAGAACAAAAGGATAAAGGGGAAGGCTTTTTCGAATTAGAAACCCCGCGGATGCTTGAAGTGAACTTGGATGGCCTTGTTTGGGCAAAGGCGGGATCTATGGTCGCGTATCATGGGAAAATAAAGTTTGATCGCGAAGGCATTTTGGAGCACGGATTGGGGACCGCCTTTAAAAAGGCATTCACCGGTGAAGGTGCCTCGCTAATGAAAGCAAACGGACGGGGGAAATTGTATCTTGCCGATGAGGGGAAAAAGATTATTATCCTAAACTTGCAAAACGATTCCATCTATGTGAATGGAAATGACTTGCTGGCATTTGAGCCGGGGATAAAGTGGGAGATTAAATTAATGAAGCGGATTGCCGGGATGATGGCCGGCGGTTTATTCAATGTCCGCTGTGAAGGAACGGGCATGATTGCCATTACTACACACTACGAGCCATTGACACTGCGGGTATTGCCGGGACAGCCGGTTATCACTGATCCAAATGCAACCGTCGCCTGGTCGGGAAATCTCCAGCCTGAGTTTCAAACGGACATCAGTTTAAAAACATTCTTTGGAAGGGGCAGCGGTGAATCGATTCAAATGAGGTTCGAGGGCGATGGATTTGTTGTGGTGCAGCCTTACGAGGAAGTTCGAAGGGTGGAGAAGGGATAA
- a CDS encoding endospore germination permease has translation MKLSGLQIFWLMFTFETGNIILLTIGPVMEDAKQDLWISYLIASFLGVFIVYIATKTALLHPKHSLVQFSRLLLGKWLGTLIVIAYLIQWFSVIGNILREFSDFTITILLPTPPPWALNQTMLFLLIYVTYVGGIEGIGRCSEVFGPIIIISVIMLVVLSIKDFDTQNIMPIFIDSGIPSIWKGTLIPLAFFGESVTMLMLVSFMNEPQKAIKSAVWGIAISAFTVCIVSLCVLLVLGPEISAKLRHPTFDVVSYISVMDFVQNIEIIAVLVWILSVFIKLSLYFFLACYGAAQLFNIKNWRKLIWIAAPLFFILAQLYPNSSYTFGYMKTFWVYYALPINMVGIPLLLLAIGSFRKKYAHAKH, from the coding sequence ATGAAATTGTCGGGATTGCAAATATTTTGGCTGATGTTCACGTTTGAAACAGGAAACATTATCCTTCTCACGATTGGCCCTGTTATGGAAGATGCCAAGCAGGATTTATGGATTTCTTATTTGATCGCTAGCTTTTTGGGCGTATTCATTGTTTACATTGCCACAAAAACAGCCCTGCTTCATCCCAAACATTCGTTAGTTCAATTTAGCAGGCTACTTTTAGGTAAGTGGCTTGGGACATTGATTGTGATTGCTTACCTCATTCAATGGTTTTCAGTGATTGGCAATATTTTAAGAGAGTTTTCTGATTTTACGATTACCATTCTGCTTCCGACGCCCCCCCCATGGGCATTAAATCAGACCATGCTTTTCCTGCTTATTTATGTTACTTATGTTGGAGGAATCGAAGGAATTGGCCGATGCAGTGAAGTTTTCGGTCCAATCATTATCATTTCCGTCATTATGTTAGTTGTGTTATCTATTAAGGATTTCGATACCCAAAATATCATGCCGATCTTTATTGATTCTGGAATTCCTTCGATTTGGAAAGGAACATTAATTCCGCTAGCTTTCTTTGGGGAGTCCGTTACCATGTTAATGCTCGTTTCTTTTATGAATGAGCCACAGAAGGCTATAAAAAGCGCCGTATGGGGAATTGCTATATCTGCTTTTACGGTTTGCATTGTATCTTTATGCGTACTGCTAGTTTTGGGTCCTGAGATCTCAGCTAAATTGCGTCACCCTACTTTTGATGTGGTTAGCTACATCTCAGTAATGGATTTTGTCCAAAACATCGAAATCATTGCTGTCTTAGTTTGGATTCTTAGTGTTTTTATTAAATTATCACTTTACTTCTTTTTAGCTTGTTATGGTGCTGCTCAATTATTTAACATTAAAAATTGGCGGAAGTTGATTTGGATAGCTGCGCCTTTGTTTTTTATCTTAGCTCAACTTTATCCAAATTCATCTTACACATTTGGCTATATGAAGACATTTTGGGTGTATTATGCGCTACCGATCAACATGGTGGGAATCCCGCTGCTCCTTTTGGCAATTGGAAGCTTTCGAAAAAAATATGCTCATGCTAAACACTAA
- a CDS encoding PadR family transcriptional regulator: MIRSDLIRGHLDSIILRLIFEQDRYGYEISKEISLRTDNRFQIKEATLYAVFQRLEKKELIESYMGSVSQGGKRKYYRITTLGKAYLKEMIAEWIETKEVIDLFMEGLK; the protein is encoded by the coding sequence ATGATTAGAAGTGATCTGATTCGCGGTCATTTAGATTCGATAATTTTACGCCTGATTTTTGAACAGGACAGGTATGGCTATGAAATATCGAAGGAAATCAGCTTACGTACAGACAATCGATTCCAGATAAAAGAGGCAACCTTATATGCTGTTTTTCAAAGACTTGAAAAAAAGGAATTAATTGAATCGTACATGGGGAGCGTTTCACAAGGCGGGAAAAGGAAATATTACAGGATTACAACGCTTGGAAAAGCTTACTTAAAAGAAATGATTGCGGAATGGATAGAAACAAAAGAGGTAATCGATTTATTTATGGAGGGGTTAAAGTGA
- a CDS encoding response regulator transcription factor: MEQINILVVEDDNDINQLLCNIIRKSGYVPQPAYSGTEAMIYLERSEWDMVLLDLMLPGMTGEEILTKISEQNPIPVIVISAKLEQQTKIEALRTGADDYITKPFDIEEVSARIDSHLRRSRRLTQQPHPKELTFKDLQVDTVAKTVTVNGFQLTVTAREYAILALLLSSPKKVFTKANVYESVWNEEFRGDDNTINVHMSNVRSKLAKANPNEEYIETIWGMGYRLKT; this comes from the coding sequence ATGGAGCAAATAAATATTTTGGTTGTCGAAGATGATAATGATATTAATCAATTATTATGCAATATTATCCGGAAAAGCGGCTATGTCCCGCAGCCGGCCTATTCTGGTACTGAAGCGATGATCTACTTGGAACGATCTGAATGGGATATGGTGCTGCTCGATTTAATGCTGCCTGGCATGACAGGAGAAGAGATCTTAACAAAAATAAGTGAACAAAATCCTATACCTGTCATTGTAATCTCCGCAAAGCTGGAGCAGCAAACAAAAATCGAAGCCTTACGAACCGGTGCAGATGATTACATCACGAAGCCCTTTGATATTGAAGAGGTTTCTGCAAGAATTGATTCCCATTTAAGAAGATCCCGCCGTCTAACCCAACAGCCACATCCTAAAGAATTAACATTCAAGGATTTACAGGTTGATACGGTAGCAAAAACAGTAACTGTTAATGGATTTCAATTGACAGTTACGGCACGAGAATATGCAATCCTTGCACTGCTTTTGTCATCTCCCAAAAAGGTCTTTACCAAGGCGAACGTATATGAAAGTGTCTGGAACGAGGAATTCCGTGGCGATGATAACACCATCAATGTGCATATGAGTAATGTCAGGAGCAAACTGGCCAAAGCCAACCCTAATGAAGAATACATCGAAACCATCTGGGGAATGGGCTACCGCCTTAAAACTTAA
- a CDS encoding APC family permease codes for MIASIKRLLIGRPLKSTALGEQKLTKTKALAILSSDALSSVAYGPEQILIVLVTLGTLAFWYSIPIAVGVLILLAALILSYRQIIFAYPHGGGAYVVSKENLGVNPGLIAGGSLLVDYILTVAVSVSAGTDAITSAFPALHAHNVVISIIFVIFITILNLRGVTESASILAYPVYLFVFALFILIGVGLFNIVTGRVSPDLSAPLGTPVAGISLFILLKAFASGSSALTGVEAISNAIPNFKDPAPKNAAKTLMAMGTLLAILFSGIVFLAYYYGISPRVEVTVVSQIAEEIFGRNGMYYFIQGTTALILILAANTGYSAFPLLAVNLAKDKFIPRMFTIRGDRLGYSNGIIILGVASILLIMFFEGQTEHLIPLYAVGVFIPFTLSQTGMMLKWIREKPTGWGPKFIINTTGAIISFTVTIVFFLTKFDRVWPVLIFIPIIILIFHRIRRHYDSVGDQLRITTCEPAPLIEGNVLVVPVAGITHVVENSLNYAKSLSADQIIAVYVAFEREDEKKFEEKWKKWQPDIRLVTLHSHYRSIIQPLTKFVDTVEHKASESNYQVTVIIPQFIPKKGWHNILHNQSSLLIRSFLLYRRNVIITTVPYHLKK; via the coding sequence GTGATTGCTTCTATAAAGAGGTTATTAATCGGACGTCCTTTAAAATCAACAGCTTTAGGGGAACAAAAACTCACAAAAACGAAGGCATTAGCCATCCTTTCCTCGGATGCATTGTCATCCGTGGCCTATGGTCCGGAACAAATATTGATTGTCCTAGTAACATTGGGCACCCTTGCCTTTTGGTACTCCATTCCCATTGCGGTCGGGGTATTAATTCTTTTAGCTGCCTTAATTCTTTCCTACCGGCAGATAATCTTTGCCTATCCGCATGGCGGCGGAGCATATGTGGTTTCTAAGGAAAATTTAGGGGTTAATCCAGGTCTTATTGCCGGTGGGTCATTGTTGGTAGACTACATTTTAACAGTGGCTGTAAGTGTATCTGCCGGTACCGATGCCATTACATCCGCATTTCCTGCCTTACATGCACACAATGTAGTCATTTCCATCATTTTTGTCATTTTTATAACCATTTTAAACTTAAGAGGGGTAACGGAATCCGCCTCTATATTAGCCTATCCTGTTTATTTATTTGTGTTCGCCTTATTTATTTTAATTGGGGTCGGATTATTCAATATCGTAACGGGTCGTGTTTCACCCGATTTATCGGCACCGCTTGGGACACCGGTTGCAGGCATTAGTCTTTTTATACTCTTAAAGGCCTTTGCTTCTGGCAGTTCGGCGCTTACAGGAGTAGAAGCAATCTCCAATGCCATCCCAAACTTTAAAGACCCGGCACCGAAGAATGCCGCGAAAACATTAATGGCGATGGGAACGTTACTAGCCATACTATTTTCCGGGATCGTCTTTTTAGCCTATTATTATGGGATTTCTCCCCGCGTCGAGGTAACGGTTGTTTCGCAAATAGCCGAAGAGATCTTTGGCCGGAATGGCATGTATTACTTTATCCAAGGGACAACAGCCTTGATATTAATCCTTGCAGCCAATACGGGGTATTCAGCCTTCCCACTGCTAGCTGTGAATTTAGCTAAAGATAAATTTATCCCAAGAATGTTTACCATCAGAGGGGACCGTTTAGGTTATTCCAATGGCATCATCATCCTTGGTGTTGCTTCCATCCTGCTAATTATGTTTTTTGAAGGTCAGACAGAACATCTCATTCCACTATATGCTGTGGGAGTGTTCATTCCATTTACATTGTCACAGACAGGAATGATGCTGAAATGGATTCGTGAAAAACCAACTGGATGGGGACCGAAGTTTATTATTAACACCACGGGAGCAATCATTAGTTTTACTGTAACCATCGTATTCTTTTTAACAAAGTTCGATCGCGTCTGGCCTGTATTGATTTTTATTCCCATTATTATTTTAATTTTCCATAGAATCAGAAGGCATTATGATTCAGTAGGTGACCAACTTAGGATTACCACTTGCGAGCCTGCTCCTCTGATTGAAGGCAATGTACTTGTTGTACCTGTTGCGGGAATTACGCATGTGGTGGAAAACTCACTAAATTATGCTAAATCTCTTTCAGCTGACCAGATTATTGCCGTTTACGTTGCTTTTGAAAGAGAAGACGAAAAGAAGTTTGAAGAGAAATGGAAAAAGTGGCAGCCCGATATCCGACTTGTGACATTACACTCACATTATCGCAGCATCATCCAGCCATTAACCAAATTTGTTGATACGGTTGAACATAAAGCGAGCGAATCCAATTATCAAGTCACTGTGATTATTCCACAGTTTATTCCTAAAAAAGGCTGGCACAATATTCTTCATAACCAATCCAGCTTACTGATTCGGTCCTTCTTGCTCTATCGCAGAAATGTAATCATCACGACTGTGCCATATCATTTGAAAAAATAA
- a CDS encoding polysaccharide deacetylase family protein: protein MIKWVRFIIAFICFYSSVQTTVFAEMIKRKQVEPTGQVIWEVATHKKVIALTFDDGPDPVYTPQILLLLEKFGAHATFFQIGNRMELYPDIVEQVVEAGHELGNHSMTHPYENKVGFHQMRNEVILADRIIQKYQPNHPKLFRPPGGYLDTALLQEAKEQGYKVVLWSYHQELRDWSLPGALSIANHVISHARHGDILLLHDSGGDRSQTIQALKIFLPALKEQGYNFVTVSELLSYKLIK from the coding sequence ATGATAAAATGGGTTCGATTCATTATTGCATTTATTTGTTTTTATTCCAGCGTTCAAACAACTGTGTTTGCGGAGATGATAAAGAGAAAGCAAGTGGAGCCAACGGGGCAAGTCATCTGGGAAGTGGCCACACACAAAAAGGTCATAGCTTTAACATTTGATGATGGTCCCGATCCTGTCTATACGCCCCAAATTCTTTTACTTCTCGAAAAGTTTGGTGCCCATGCGACATTTTTTCAAATTGGAAACCGAATGGAACTGTATCCGGACATTGTCGAACAGGTTGTGGAGGCCGGTCATGAATTGGGCAATCACTCTATGACACATCCATATGAAAATAAAGTTGGCTTTCATCAGATGCGCAACGAGGTTATATTGGCAGATCGTATTATTCAAAAATACCAGCCAAACCACCCTAAATTGTTCAGACCTCCTGGGGGATACCTAGACACTGCCCTATTGCAGGAGGCGAAAGAACAAGGATACAAAGTCGTACTTTGGTCGTATCATCAGGAATTAAGAGATTGGTCCCTGCCGGGGGCACTGAGTATTGCTAATCATGTCATCAGCCATGCTCGCCATGGTGATATTCTCCTTCTTCATGATAGCGGCGGCGACCGGAGTCAGACCATCCAGGCCTTAAAGATTTTTCTACCTGCATTGAAAGAACAAGGATACAACTTTGTCACTGTTTCAGAGCTTCTCTCTTATAAATTGATAAAATAA
- a CDS encoding permease prefix domain 1-containing protein, which produces MKKLKNHVDELFKAVPESEQKKAVKQEVLENLEEKVLDLMEQGKEEEDAINKAIVDFGDIEDLKKELGVKQPVKKNMSKLNLGFSIWGSILIIALFVFINFAYTPQTIWFVYPTFAVLWWPLAMYFHWQRSK; this is translated from the coding sequence GTGAAAAAGTTAAAAAATCATGTCGATGAACTGTTTAAAGCTGTTCCGGAGAGTGAGCAAAAGAAGGCTGTCAAGCAGGAGGTTTTAGAAAATCTTGAAGAAAAAGTGCTGGACCTGATGGAGCAAGGTAAGGAAGAAGAGGATGCGATCAATAAAGCAATCGTAGACTTTGGTGACATTGAGGATTTAAAAAAGGAACTGGGTGTAAAGCAGCCGGTGAAGAAAAATATGTCAAAATTAAATTTAGGTTTCTCCATTTGGGGGAGTATTCTCATTATCGCTTTATTTGTGTTTATCAATTTTGCCTATACGCCGCAAACAATCTGGTTTGTCTATCCAACCTTCGCGGTGTTATGGTGGCCGCTAGCCATGTATTTCCATTGGCAGCGGTCAAAATAG
- a CDS encoding ABC transporter ATP-binding protein yields MKDNVLKTNNLSKKYKQQLALNKVNLSIKKGSIYGFIGQNGAGKSTLIRLVSGLAFPTTGTMELFGKSNETELIQARKRIGTIIEGPALYPQMTAAENLEVHRLLKGIPGKECIEKTLSLVGLQETGKKKAKNFSLGMKQRLGLAIALLGDPEFLILDEPINGLDPMGVVEIRELLKRLNREYGITILISSHILSELHLLATHYGIIHKGELIEQLTAEELNGKCQQFLHIKVDNPNKAATILETELATSAFEVMPDGVIKLFAYLDVPGKISTALTNHGLVIEQFMPMGEDLEGYFMNRIGGVNHG; encoded by the coding sequence ATGAAAGATAATGTACTCAAAACCAACAATCTATCCAAAAAGTATAAACAGCAACTGGCCTTGAACAAGGTAAATCTTTCAATTAAAAAAGGTTCAATCTATGGTTTTATCGGGCAAAATGGTGCTGGGAAATCAACGCTCATTCGACTAGTGTCAGGACTTGCATTTCCCACAACCGGTACGATGGAGTTATTTGGAAAAAGTAATGAAACGGAGCTTATACAAGCAAGAAAACGCATCGGGACAATCATCGAAGGACCGGCATTGTATCCCCAAATGACCGCTGCCGAAAACTTGGAAGTCCACCGACTGCTAAAAGGTATACCGGGAAAGGAATGTATCGAAAAAACCCTATCCCTTGTCGGACTTCAGGAGACTGGGAAAAAGAAAGCCAAAAACTTTTCTTTAGGGATGAAGCAACGTCTTGGTCTTGCGATTGCACTATTGGGCGATCCTGAATTCTTAATTCTCGATGAACCTATTAACGGACTCGACCCGATGGGAGTCGTCGAAATCCGAGAACTATTAAAGAGGCTCAACCGAGAATATGGGATTACCATCTTAATCTCTAGCCATATCTTAAGTGAACTGCATTTATTAGCTACTCACTATGGCATCATTCATAAAGGGGAGTTAATCGAGCAATTAACAGCAGAGGAACTAAATGGGAAGTGCCAGCAATTTTTGCATATAAAAGTGGATAATCCGAACAAAGCGGCAACCATACTTGAAACGGAACTAGCCACCAGTGCGTTCGAGGTCATGCCTGACGGTGTGATTAAGTTGTTTGCTTATTTAGATGTTCCGGGTAAAATCTCGACAGCCTTAACGAATCATGGTTTAGTCATCGAACAATTCATGCCGATGGGTGAGGACCTTGAAGGCTATTTTATGAATCGGATTGGAGGCGTGAACCATGGGTAA
- a CDS encoding bacitracin ABC transporter ATP-binding protein, with the protein MSGYKKPLFTDRFLDELAREISQLYGGPEYKNEDEDSQVEGGDWKQKSND; encoded by the coding sequence ATGTCTGGCTATAAGAAACCCTTATTTACTGATAGATTTTTAGACGAATTAGCAAGAGAAATATCTCAACTCTATGGAGGCCCTGAATATAAAAATGAGGATGAGGATTCGCAGGTAGAAGGTGGGGATTGGAAGCAGAAGTCAAACGATTGA
- a CDS encoding HAMP domain-containing sensor histidine kinase: MLYITIISVLAALLFLTRLFFIKREIKRVTMQLNQFNHKQTEKKVDLAFFETDLEKLASEINRQIDSTMQAQAEKQRTENELKQAIANISHDIRTPMTSILGYIQLLESADIDPEQRTEYTTIVKKGALRLKVLLEDFFELSVIESADYPLNIESIKLNQIVPEVLVGFYEAFYQRGLEPIIHLPEEEVIIKADVSAVKRVIENLLSNALKHSTGNVIICLEKRRSSVELTISNPAGCLTEKDLFFLFDRFYKADQTRIGKGTGLGLSIAKGLMKKMNGNLTAELQEEHLMMKCEWKI, encoded by the coding sequence GTGCTCTATATAACAATTATTTCTGTACTAGCAGCACTGCTTTTTCTCACTCGTCTTTTTTTTATCAAAAGGGAAATCAAACGCGTCACAATGCAGCTCAACCAGTTTAATCATAAACAGACGGAAAAAAAGGTTGATCTTGCCTTTTTCGAAACGGACCTGGAGAAACTCGCGAGTGAAATTAACCGGCAAATAGATAGTACGATGCAGGCCCAGGCGGAGAAACAACGGACAGAGAATGAGCTGAAACAGGCCATTGCTAATATTTCTCATGATATTCGGACCCCGATGACCTCCATTCTTGGCTATATTCAGCTCCTCGAATCAGCTGACATAGATCCTGAGCAAAGAACGGAGTATACGACAATCGTAAAAAAGGGGGCGCTCCGCTTAAAGGTGTTACTAGAAGACTTTTTTGAGTTATCGGTTATCGAATCCGCAGATTATCCGCTAAATATTGAATCTATCAAACTGAATCAAATAGTACCTGAAGTATTGGTAGGATTTTATGAAGCTTTTTATCAAAGGGGACTCGAACCGATTATTCATCTTCCGGAAGAAGAAGTCATCATTAAGGCAGATGTATCTGCAGTCAAACGGGTAATCGAAAATTTACTGAGTAATGCCCTAAAGCACTCAACGGGAAATGTGATAATCTGTCTTGAAAAACGACGATCTTCGGTTGAGCTAACAATCAGCAATCCCGCCGGTTGCCTTACCGAAAAGGATCTTTTCTTTCTGTTCGATCGTTTCTATAAAGCCGATCAAACAAGAATAGGAAAAGGGACAGGGCTGGGCTTATCGATTGCCAAAGGCTTGATGAAAAAAATGAATGGGAATTTGACAGCGGAATTGCAAGAGGAGCACTTGATGATGAAATGTGAATGGAAGATTTAA
- a CDS encoding ABC transporter permease, producing the protein MGNLVKSELYKLRKDRTLWTLIVILMASAIFYPVLIFFDNGANSATVNDFYIGTALSGNDYIVKLVPCILAGFFISSEYSNGTMKSIGASGNNRIRIYFAKLLAFSIGAVIISLVFPLVILAASTILFGAHDLPALDYVIQTMGLTILYAAAFASIMSLFSIIFSDSGKTIGFLLIFFLLFDSILYLLSKEFAFVEAVFNYSVFKLFLDIKADLSNGAFLKILLVPVITWMVFGFLGSFIFQKKEIK; encoded by the coding sequence ATGGGTAATTTGGTGAAATCAGAATTATATAAGTTGCGAAAGGATCGTACCCTTTGGACATTGATCGTCATCCTAATGGCTTCAGCTATTTTTTATCCAGTTCTGATCTTCTTTGATAATGGTGCAAATTCTGCCACAGTGAATGACTTTTATATCGGCACCGCTCTTAGCGGAAACGATTATATTGTCAAGCTTGTCCCATGTATACTTGCAGGTTTCTTCATTTCAAGTGAATATTCGAATGGTACGATGAAAAGTATCGGGGCTTCTGGCAATAACAGAATCAGGATCTATTTTGCCAAATTACTGGCTTTTTCAATAGGTGCAGTGATTATTTCATTAGTCTTTCCCCTTGTCATATTGGCAGCCAGTACCATTTTGTTTGGGGCTCATGATCTGCCTGCCTTAGACTATGTTATCCAGACGATGGGCTTAACAATCCTTTATGCGGCAGCATTCGCTTCGATTATGTCCCTATTTTCCATTATCTTTAGCGATAGTGGAAAGACGATTGGGTTTTTACTTATCTTTTTCCTTCTATTTGATAGTATCTTATATTTGTTAAGCAAAGAGTTTGCCTTTGTAGAGGCCGTTTTTAACTACTCCGTGTTCAAGTTATTTTTGGATATTAAAGCTGATTTAAGTAATGGTGCTTTTTTAAAAATTTTGCTAGTCCCAGTCATTACATGGATGGTGTTTGGGTTTTTAGGCAGTTTTATTTTTCAAAAAAAAGAAATAAAGTAA